From the Leguminivora glycinivorella isolate SPB_JAAS2020 chromosome 21, LegGlyc_1.1, whole genome shotgun sequence genome, the window TCTGCATTGATTGCACTAATTGTTAAAAACAACATCTAACATTTCGTAATTTCGAAACGGATGTAAATTGTTATAGGATACTTGCGTTAGCATAGTATTGGCATAAATATAGGGTTGCCGCCGGCACGTATTTGGTGATTTATGATTATTGGTGATATGATAAAGTAACATTATCATAACCGGGATAAACACCTTAATCTCTTTATTCACTGTTTTGGATGTTTCATCAGCGCAAAACATACGTTTTAAAACCAATGTTTTCTTGTTAGGTGTTTAACTTATTCTAagtacactaaaataatatgtttGAATATTGGCTTTTAAACCAAATtgagaataattacaaaaataatttagtagtaTAAATTACTTTAGCAACATGTTGTCTTGCCGCTATGGAGTGATTTCTTGAATAAGATTACCTACACCTAAGATACCACTATCACTTAATCACTTAATAAGTGTGCCTCGATTTTGCATTTTAAACACCGTAGTATATTAAGTTAGTCATACAAATGGCTTACATGCATTTATTACGAGTACTAGTAAAATGAGGACTGTGACACCCCTGATTCGTTTAGTAAAATCATCaataaattgctattaataaaccatcattctaattgtttattcctTTGCTACTTTGCTCTTTACAGTGCACATTACGTACTCATACgtcttataaataataagttcgAACCACCGTCATTTCTACATATAACATGTAAGTAAGTGTTGTATTTTgtctttttataaattataatactagTTGCTCATGTGCAAGgtttaaaatgatttttttaatttacttttaggTCGGACTCCGAGTTTGAAACTATTGTACCCCTAAATAACAAGACTGGAGGTGCGAAAGCGAAAAAACCGGTGCAGAAAAGAAAGTCCGATGCTGCTAATAGGTAAAAAGATATGACACCTgcacgtacctacttacatattgTATGCGTTGCATACGTAAATTGTTTTTGATTATTACGTTTTattttacctacttacattatgaatttaaatttacaaattgttaaaatattttcaggtCCGATTCAGAACGAGAGTGGGAAGAAATTGACGCGGGGACCAAGAAGGTGAAGAAGCCTCGCCAGGCGAAATCTCCTAGGTATGTTACACATTTAAAATATGCATCTATTCGATTATTATAATTGTGACACCCACCTATGTtataatctgaaaaatattttttgttgccTTGTTTTgcattacttatattttattgtattatttacagGACTACTAGTGGAGCGTCTAAGAAAAAGACTGCCAGCAACCCCTTCGACGTCTTCGAGCTATTTCCTGATGACGAGGCATTTGCGAAAAATTGCCCTACACCAGACCAGCTACGCTCGTCTATAACTCAACGCGTGGCTGATGGATTGACTCGGCGTGCTGCTGATCTTGAGGGGGAGTTTTTCTTGGAGCTGCGAGTATACAACACCGCCGATATACGCAGTGAGTTAGCGGAGCATAAGTGGAAAAAGGCCCTTCTGGCAGTTAAAGCGCAAATAAATAACGATACTCCTCAGTGGGAATATCTACAAAAACTCACAAAGCATTTAAGAACTCTTTTTGACGATGCTGAAGTTACattttttcacaacaaaaaaggttaaaaattcagcattgtcaaaaataatttttaagtgtATATTTTGAACTGTATTCGGATACCAcacatatacatataggtacttactttagttagataaatacttattttactgttttatacGCGAATTTAGTTAGGTGGAACTAAAATGCCTTTTTGCTCTGCCTGTTCAATCCAAGTTCTGAAAAATAAATGGGTTGGTCATTTGAGAAGTactaaacacaaaaataattctTTAGTGGCAGTAACTGATGGCGTAATTGAGATTTCGTCTGCCTTTCAGGGTCGTATATCATCTTATAGAGTTTTCGGATCTGAAGAGCTAGAATTTGCTATACCTGAACAGTTTTTAGATAATTTAACGTCGAAActagaaaatattataaaacagtGTTTGATAAAGCACGTGTGTTTAAAAATCAATTTCGagtattttggaaactttcttttatttaagAACAACCGGCAGGAAACAAagtcgtttacgacaaaaaacttCACAGTACATCAAAACTATACATTTTCTGAGTTATACCAAAAAGTTATAAAcgacataaaaaataacattgaaaattttgagcaGCGCGATAGTGGATGGACTTTCTTatctaatttatatttagaGGTTAATGTTAACAAATACCAGCCTCTGAAAGGATCTTCTTACATAGATTTACCTAAGTCTATTAAAAACAAGAAAGCTTGTATTAACATACAGAATAAAGATGAATATTGTTTTCTGTGGAGTATTGTTGCTGCGCTTTATCCCTCAAAAAATCACAAAGAGCGTACGGCCTCATACCCCTACTTTAAAGACGTGTTGAATATTGATGGTCTCAGTTTTCCCATAACTTTCTCTGATATTGGTATGTTTGAGCATAAAAATGTGGGTTTAAGTATTAATGTGTATTCTTTAATGGATAATCGTACAGTGGCAGGACCTATTTATAGATCTCAATATAAAAGGAGTAagaaaattaatttacttttaatagAGAAAGGAAATAAATCGCACtacgttttaataaataatttgtctCGATTGGTTCGTTCCCAAATAACTAAACATCATGGTAAACTTTACTTTTGTGAAGATTGTCTCTTATTTTTTCCTTCCCTAGACAAGTTTGAAAGTCACTCCTGTAGTGGAATCGCCACTGTACTCCCGGAAAGAGGTACATATCTACAATTTAAACATTATGAACGTCACTATAATGTTCCTTTTGTAGTTTATTGTGACTTTGAAACAATTCTTAGGCCATTTCAATCATGTGAGCCTGAAAAGGAACCTCAGGGAAGTTTCACTGTAAATAAACAAATGCATATACCCGCAGCTTTTGCCTATAACATAGTCTGCTCTTATGATCAAcgcttaaatagatttattcaaTACAGAGGACCCGACTGTGTTtctaaatttttaaaatatttatacagacaTGTTGaagatatttataa encodes:
- the LOC125237352 gene encoding uncharacterized protein LOC125237352 isoform X2, which gives rise to MSDSEFETIVPLNNKTGGAKAKKPVQKRKSDAANRSDSEREWEEIDAGTKKVKKPRQAKSPRTTSGASKKKTASNPFDVFELFPDDEAFAKNCPTPDQLRSSITQRVADGLTRRAADLEGEFFLELRVYNTADIRISTCANIVTPRILLPMLKSGTPRHLKTHIQNLPTSMT
- the LOC125237352 gene encoding uncharacterized protein LOC125237352 isoform X1; the protein is MSDSEFETIVPLNNKTGGAKAKKPVQKRKSDAANRSDSEREWEEIDAGTKKVKKPRQAKSPRTTSGASKKKTASNPFDVFELFPDDEAFAKNCPTPDQLRSSITQRVADGLTRRAADLEGEFFLELRVYNTADIRSELAEHKWKKALLAVKAQINNDTPQWEYLQKLTKHLRTLFDDAEVTFFHNKKG